A stretch of the Psychroserpens sp. Hel_I_66 genome encodes the following:
- a CDS encoding acetyl-CoA C-acyltransferase yields the protein MSKEVVIVSTARTPIGSFLGALSTIPAPRLGAIAIKGALDKINLKPEMVDEVLMGNVVQAGTGQAPARQAAIFAGIPDTVPCTTINKVCASGMKAVMQAAQSIALGDTNIVVAGGMENMSLIPHYLHARTATKFGPATLIDGMQKDGLVDAYDENAMGVCADACAQEYKFSREEQDAYAIQSYKRSAAAWDAGKFDDEVVPVEVPQRRGEPKIVSKDEEYTNVFMDKIPSLRPAFSKDGTVTAANASTINDGAGAMILMSREKADELGLTPLATIKSYADAAQEPKWFTTSPAKALPKAIEKAGISLSDVDYFEFNEAFSVVGLANMKILGLNDSNVNVNGGAVSLGHPLGCSGVRILITLLSVLQQNDAKIGAAAICNGGGGASAMVIERN from the coding sequence ATGAGTAAAGAGGTCGTAATTGTATCAACCGCAAGAACTCCAATCGGGAGTTTTTTAGGAGCATTGTCAACCATTCCAGCACCAAGACTTGGCGCTATTGCTATAAAAGGAGCACTAGATAAAATCAATCTAAAACCAGAGATGGTTGACGAGGTTTTAATGGGAAATGTTGTACAGGCTGGAACCGGTCAAGCGCCTGCAAGACAAGCAGCTATTTTTGCTGGAATTCCAGATACCGTACCATGTACCACTATTAACAAAGTCTGTGCTTCTGGTATGAAAGCTGTGATGCAAGCTGCTCAATCTATTGCTCTTGGAGACACAAATATTGTTGTTGCAGGAGGTATGGAAAACATGAGCTTAATACCTCATTACTTACACGCAAGAACTGCTACAAAATTTGGACCTGCAACTCTTATTGATGGGATGCAAAAAGATGGTTTAGTTGATGCGTATGATGAAAATGCAATGGGTGTTTGTGCAGATGCTTGTGCTCAAGAATACAAATTCTCAAGAGAAGAACAAGATGCTTATGCTATTCAATCTTACAAACGCTCTGCAGCTGCATGGGATGCTGGTAAGTTTGATGACGAGGTTGTACCGGTTGAAGTACCTCAACGAAGAGGAGAGCCTAAAATAGTTTCAAAGGACGAAGAATATACTAATGTTTTTATGGATAAAATTCCTTCGTTAAGACCCGCTTTTTCTAAGGATGGTACTGTGACTGCTGCAAATGCATCTACAATAAATGATGGTGCTGGAGCTATGATTTTAATGAGTAGAGAGAAGGCAGATGAGTTAGGATTGACACCTTTGGCAACCATTAAAAGCTATGCCGATGCTGCTCAAGAACCAAAGTGGTTTACAACTTCACCTGCAAAAGCATTACCAAAAGCGATCGAAAAGGCTGGCATATCTTTAAGTGATGTTGATTACTTTGAGTTTAATGAGGCATTTTCTGTTGTTGGTTTGGCTAATATGAAAATTTTAGGTTTAAATGACAGCAATGTCAATGTAAATGGTGGTGCTGTTTCTTTAGGTCACCCATTAGGATGTTCGGGAGTTAGAATATTAATTACCCTTCTTAGCGTTTTACAACAAAATGATGCCAAGATTGGTGCAGCTGCTATATGTAATGGTGGCGGTGGAGCTTCTGCTATGGTAATAGAACGTAACTAA